The window CACAAAAATCACCTAATCGATGAGCCAACCAATAAGGCTTCTCACTCGCTAATTTATTTAGCATTTGCTTAATGAAAGCCTTACGAATCAAATACATCTGACAATGTGCAAGATTGTAATGTTCTATCCGTCGGAAAAGTGCCGAATTAAGTCGCCCTTCTCCCTGATAAATTTTATCATCCCAAAATTCATGCTGACGGGAACATTCTAGTAATGCAAGCTGATATTGAGAGCCTGCTAGATAACCATTCACATATTCTTGCAATGTACTAAAGTAATTTGGCGATAGCTGCAAATCTGCTTCCGCGACAATAGCAAATTCATTATCAGCAATCGTTTCATCTGCCGCTATTTTCCGCCAACATTCAATATGTGAAAGTGTATTAGCGATTTCATCTACCGTGATTTCTCAATGTAAAATCACTTTAGCTTTTGACAAATTAAATACCGTTTCACCACCAAGCTGAGAAACTAACTCAGATGAAACAGAAACAACAGCCGTGTAATCACAACCATCTGCTTGGGCCAAGAAATGAGCAAGTTCAGTTTTCTGACTTGGCAGATAAATCACAAATCCTTTCATAGATTCTATTCACTTGATAATAAAAAGCCCCATAAAGGGGCTATTTGAGATTATTGCAATACCGAAATATCTGCTACTTGTAAGAACAAGCCTTGTAACGTGTTTAAAATTGCTAAGCGGTTTTGGCGTAATGCTGGATCTTCAGCATTTACCATTACGTTATCAAAGAAACTGTCCACTGGCGCGCGTAAGTTCGCTAATTTATCTAATACTGCTGTGTAATCGCCTTTTGCGATAAGCGGTTGTACTTCAGTGCGTAATGCAAGTACTGCTTCAGCAAGGGCTTTTTCTGCTGGCTCTACGCAAGCGGTCAAATTAATCTCGCCAATTGCGGCATCCGCTTTCGCTAAGATATTGCTTACACGTTTGTTTGCTGCCGCTAAGGCTTCCGCTGAATCTAAAGTACGGAAGTGTGAAACCGCACGAACGCGCGCATCAAAATCAGCAGGACGAGTTGGACGACGTGCCAATACCGATTGAATCACATCCACCGCAATGCCTTCATCTTGATACCATGCACGGAAACGACCGAGCATGAAGTCCACCACATCGGCAACCACGTTTGAATTAGTGAGTTTATCACCGAAAAGTGCGGCTGATTTTTTCACTAAATCTTCTAAATCAAGCGGTAAGTTTTTCTCAACAATAATACGCAACGCCCCTAATGCTGCACGACGTAATGCAAATGGGTCTGCGCTGCCTTTTGGTGCTTGGCCGATACCGAAAATACCCGTTAAAGTGTCAAATTTATCGGCTAAAGCCACCGCACTTGCTACTAAAGATTTCGGTAATTCATCACCCGCAAAGCGTGGCATATATTGTTCATTTAATGCGACTGCGACTTCTTCATCTTCACCATCGTGACGAGCATAGTGCATACCCATTACACCTTGCGTATCGGTAAATTCGAATACCATATTGGTCATTAAGTCACATTTTGACAGTAACCCCGCACGTTTTGCTTTCGCTTCGTCTGCACCAATTTGTTTTGCAATTTCGCCTGCAAGTTGTTCGATACGATCAGTTTTGTCTTTCAATGTACCGAGTTGTTGTTGGAACAATACGGTTTCTAAGCGTGGTAAACGATCAACCAGTTTTTGTTTTAAGTCGGTTTTGAAGAAGAATTCCGCATCGGTTAAACGTGGGCGAACCACTTTTTCGTTACCTTCGATAATTGCTGTTGGATCTTCTGGGTTGATGTTCGAGACAAAAATAAAGTGCGGTAATAATTTGCCCTCTTTGTCATAAATCGGGAAATACTTTTGGTCGCCTTTCATAGTGTAAACCAAGGCTTCCGCAGGCACCGCTAAGAAACGCTCTTCAAATTTTGCCGCTAAAACGTTTGGATATTCCACCAATGAGGTCACTTCTTCAAGCAAGCTTTCTTCAATATCAGCCACACCGCCAAGTGCGGTCGCTTTTGCTTGAGATTTTGCCAAAATTTCTGCTTTACGCTCATTGAAGTCCGCTACCACAGAACCTTTTTCACGTAATAATTGCGGATATTGG is drawn from Haemophilus parainfluenzae and contains these coding sequences:
- the glyS gene encoding glycine--tRNA ligase subunit beta, with the protein product MTTQNFLVEIGTEELPPKALKTLATSFADNVEAELNLAGLSFDKIEWFAAPRRLAVKVLNLATQQPSKEIEKRGPAVSAAFDAEGKPTKAAEGWARGCGITVEQAERIATDKGEWLVHRAKIEGQPTKNLLNDIVANALAKLPIPKPMRWADKTVQFIRPVHTVTMLLGDELIEGEILGVTSARTIRGHRFLGEKEFEIQHADQYPQLLREKGSVVADFNERKAEILAKSQAKATALGGVADIEESLLEEVTSLVEYPNVLAAKFEERFLAVPAEALVYTMKGDQKYFPIYDKEGKLLPHFIFVSNINPEDPTAIIEGNEKVVRPRLTDAEFFFKTDLKQKLVDRLPRLETVLFQQQLGTLKDKTDRIEQLAGEIAKQIGADEAKAKRAGLLSKCDLMTNMVFEFTDTQGVMGMHYARHDGEDEEVAVALNEQYMPRFAGDELPKSLVASAVALADKFDTLTGIFGIGQAPKGSADPFALRRAALGALRIIVEKNLPLDLEDLVKKSAALFGDKLTNSNVVADVVDFMLGRFRAWYQDEGIAVDVIQSVLARRPTRPADFDARVRAVSHFRTLDSAEALAAANKRVSNILAKADAAIGEINLTACVEPAEKALAEAVLALRTEVQPLIAKGDYTAVLDKLANLRAPVDSFFDNVMVNAEDPALRQNRLAILNTLQGLFLQVADISVLQ